The Flavobacterium sp. K5-23 genome segment ATTGGCTTTTGGTGCGGCAATTTTCATTGCTGCCGGAACTGCTATATAAGATGCGCTTGCTGCCAGAATAGCAAAAAGTAATCTGTTACCCACGCTTTCCGTTAAAATACCGCTTATAACCGCAACCAAACTACCATTTATAACAGGTATTATTATCGCAAACAGTAATGCAAACCATCCTTTTTTGATAAAATCAGATAATTTTCGACCACTAGTTATTCCCATATCTAATAAAAATACCGCAAGAAATCCTTTGAAAAGATCTGTAGTAAATGGCTTGATACCTTCAGCTTGTGCTTCGCTAGCCATAAAACCTATGCATAGACTTCCTATGATTAAGAGTACACTCCCGTTTGTAAGCGCATGATGAATTACTTTTTTCATTGGTACACTTTCTTCCCCTTTTTTAGTCTTCTTAAAAAAAGTCATAAGTAATAAACCTACCATAATTGATGGCGCTTCCATAAGTGCCATAACGGCAATCATATGACCACTAAATTCAATTTGCTCTAACTCCAGAAAAGAAATAGTGGTTACAAATGTTACTGCGCTCACTGAGCCATAAGCTGCCGCAATAGCTCCGGCATTTTCTACATTAAACTTTCTTCTAAGAATGAAATACGTATACAACGGAACTACAACAGCTAAGGCAAGCCCAAAGAGTAATGACCAAAGTATTTCCATTGAAAAAGCGCTATGCGCTAGCTCTTGGCCACCTTTAAAACCAATGGATAATAGCAGATATAAAGAAATAAATTTTGAGGAATTTTCAGGGATGCTAAGATCACTTTTTAGCTGAACAGCAATTATTCCTAGAAAGAAAAAAAGTAAAGCAGGATTGGTTAAATTATCAATTAATAAATGTAGATCCATTTTATTTTATAGTTGTTTATTAGTTTTAATTTTTTGATTGTCGATTTGATAATTGGAGAATAAAGAATGCTATAGATACTATTCCGCCACCAACTACTAGTTCAAAAAGAAATAAATTACCATTATTAATTGATAGGTAAATAAATCCGCAAAATGTAGCAAATAATGCTACAAGCTTTAGAGCTTGGCTTGGCTCTTTTCTTGTTCCTTGCCCAAATGAGAACGGTATAGATTTAGGTATACTCTCGTCCATTTTTATAATTTCAAAATCACTCAATTTTTCAAGTTTTAAATTTTGTGCAAATATCATACGTATTATTCATAAATTTTTATCTATATTTATTATGTTATATATAAGATATATTTATGAAATACACATTGCATCAACTAGAGATTTTCAATAAAGTCAATGAACTTCAGAGTGTTACAAAAGCTTCGGAAGAGTTGTTTTTAACGCAACCTGCAGTATCTATGCAGCTAAAAAATTTTCAAGATCAATTTCAAATGCCATTATTTGAAGTTGTAGGACGAAGAATTTACATCACGGAGTTTGGAAAAGAGATTGCACTAGCTGCCGAAAATATTTTAAATGAAGTGAATGCCATAAACTATAAAGCGTTATCATTTCATGGTGAGTTGGCAGGAAAACTTAAAATCGCCATTGTATCTACTGCGAAATATGTTATGCCATATTTTTTAACTGATTTTATTAATCAGCATAAAAGTGTAGATCTTTTTATGGACGTTACTAATAAGGCTGAAGTTGTCAGGTCACTGGAGAATAACGAGATTGATTTTGCTATGGTGTCTACTATTCCTAAGCACCTAAAAATAAATCGCATTCAACTTATGGAAAACAAACTTTACCTTGTTGGCGGGAAACAATTTAAATCCACTGGAAATTACCTTTCTAACAAAGAATTTGAGCAACTACCTCTTATTTATAGAGAACAAGGTTCTGCAACACGAAAGAAGATGGAATACTTTCTATCGTCCAATAAAATTTCAATATATAAGAAGATGGAATTAAAATCTAATGAAGCTGTAAAACAAGCCATAATTGCAGGATTAGGCTACTCGATAATGCCTTTAATTGGAATAAAAAACGAACTTAAAAATGGTGACTTACAAGTGATTCCGGTTAAAAAACTCCCAATGACAACTGATTGGAATTTAATCTGGCTGAAATCGAAAAATCTATCATCCATAGCTAAAAGTTTCATTGTGAATATTAATGAAAATAAAGATGACATCATAAAGAGTAAGTTTAATTGGTTTGATGAGTATCTTTAGGCAGTAAGTTTAGACGCTATAGCATCTTTTAATAATAGAAAAATAATGTGAAGTTTCTTGCATTGCCACTAACGTCAGTTTGTCTAAAAACCTCCGTACTTTTTGTGTTAATTAGAAGGTAAATACAGGCGATTTAGATTACGATTAGTTTCTTTTTATAAAAAATCGATCGGTTTGAAAATAATAAAGACAAGACGTAAAAAGCTTTAAAAGAATCATTTACAGCTTCAATAAACAAAGTAAAGGCAAAGTCTCCCGACTTTGTACCCGTTGCTAAAAGCACGTAACGAATTAACTTCAAACTAAAGTTTAACCCCAAACTAAAGCAAAAATATTGTGTTCTTTTAGTTTGTCGATTCGTATTGCTTGCTCATCGTTGTGGGTACAAAGTCGGGTCCCGAGTTCTTTCGGGATTGCGCAGCATAAACCGACTAACTCTGCGGGAAGGGTTTATACGACTGGTTTTTTGTTCCGCTAGGGACTATAAATTGGTAGAAACAACAAATCCCCCTGCTTTTTTTGTCCCGTTAGGGACTATACCAATTCTAAATCTATTCTTTGAATATAAATTTTTCGTCATAATCAATTTCAACTTTTTCAAGGAAGTCAATGTACTCCTCAATAAATGTTTTCTTTTTATGGTGTAATTCCTGATTTTGAATATAATTTATTACTTGATTGATCTGTGATTTACTGTGTGAAAATGCCCCATACCCTTCTTGCCATTCAAAATGTCGGCTTGTCAGTTTATTTTCATTTATCCATTTTGAAGAACTTTGTTTCACATCCTTCATTAAATCCGAAATGGATTGTGCGGGTCTTAACCCAATTAAAATATGGATGTGATCTGGCATTCCGTTTATTGCCAAAAGTTTATGGTTATTGTTTTGAATTATACCCGTCATATATTTATACAAATCTTCAACCCAGTTGGCTTGCATTATTCCATCCCGGAATTTAACCGCAAAAACAAAATGGATGTGTATTTGTGTATAGGTATTTGCCATAAAAGTTACGTCCCTACGGGACTTTGTTTGGGGTGGATTCCACTTCGTTGCTACCAATATTTAATTCCTACGGAATAATTTTAGAAATTTATAAAATTTAACGTTATGCTGCCTTGAGATGGTTGGAAATTCGTAACCTTTCAGTTTTCGGCATAACGAAAACTTGATGCGAAAAGGTAATTCCACTAAATTTCAGCTAGCTCAAAGCTGTTAATAGCTGGCGTTTTATTCTACATTTAGAAAGTTTTTCATTTCGTTCGGCATTGGATAGTGACTGTTTTGGCGCATTATTAAAACTATTTCACCTAAATGGAATGATAGATGAACTGTTAGGTCTTGAACTATTTTTAACTTTTCCGATATGTTGTTTTGTTCAATTGTCATTTTACTAACCTCTATTTTAATCTTTTCAATTTGCTTTTCAAACCTATCAATTTTGTTATTAAGTATACTTTGGTTTAATATGTTTTTTTCTGCGAACCACGTGTCCACTTCATTTATTTCTTTTGTTTTATTTTCACACAGTTTTTCTATTTGGTAATCCTGCCAAATTATTAAATGATTTAATATTTGCCATATACTTTTAGGAGAATTGTTATTTGTCAAACTAGCTTGTTGAATTTCCAATTTGGCGAATACTTTAAATGTGTCAAAAGAGTCTGCAAATATATTTTCGAATTTCATAAGTTATTTTCTGTGTAAAAATTGTGTTAGATTCCTGACTCTGCGGTACGCTTGCTACTAACTTGTATATATATATATATCCGAAAAATCATTCCAATCTACCCGAATTTAGGTGGATTGATCTGACAAACGTCAGGCTTTATTTTTTTTTCAAATATATAGAAAAATCATAATAGATTGTCAAAAAGCCTTTCTATTGTAGCCTAATTTACGTGTTAATTTTGGTATTCAAAAAACAAAAATTCCACCAACTCTTAGCCCAGATAGAAACGGCATCCTTTTCTTGCAACGCTGTGCAATCCCAAAAGCATTCTCAAAGGATTTATACGATTGATTTTTTGTTCCGTTAGGAACTAAATGACGGTAGAAACAACAAATCCCCCTGCTTTTTTTGTCCCGTTAGGGACTATACCAATTCTAAATCAATTCTTTGAATATAAATTTTTCATCATAATCAATTTCAAATTTTTCAAGGAAGTCAATGTACTCCTCAATAAAAGTTTTCTTTTTATGGTGTAATTCCTGATTTTGAATATAATTTATTACTTGATTGATCTGTGATTTACTGTGTGAAAATGCGCCATAACCTTCTTGCCATTCAAAATGTCGGCTTGTCAGTTTATTTTCATTTATCCATTTTGAAGAACTTTGTTTCACATCCTTCATTAAATCCGAAATGGATTGTGCGGGTCTTAACCCAATCAAAATATGGATGTGATCTGGCATTCCGTTTATGGCCAAAAGTTTATGGTTGTTG includes the following:
- a CDS encoding sodium-dependent bicarbonate transport family permease, which codes for MDLHLLIDNLTNPALLFFFLGIIAVQLKSDLSIPENSSKFISLYLLLSIGFKGGQELAHSAFSMEILWSLLFGLALAVVVPLYTYFILRRKFNVENAGAIAAAYGSVSAVTFVTTISFLELEQIEFSGHMIAVMALMEAPSIMVGLLLMTFFKKTKKGEESVPMKKVIHHALTNGSVLLIIGSLCIGFMASEAQAEGIKPFTTDLFKGFLAVFLLDMGITSGRKLSDFIKKGWFALLFAIIIPVINGSLVAVISGILTESVGNRLLFAILAASASYIAVPAAMKIAAPKANPSLYIPMALAITFPFNITLGMPLYLCIIKMI
- a CDS encoding LysR family transcriptional regulator, coding for MKYTLHQLEIFNKVNELQSVTKASEELFLTQPAVSMQLKNFQDQFQMPLFEVVGRRIYITEFGKEIALAAENILNEVNAINYKALSFHGELAGKLKIAIVSTAKYVMPYFLTDFINQHKSVDLFMDVTNKAEVVRSLENNEIDFAMVSTIPKHLKINRIQLMENKLYLVGGKQFKSTGNYLSNKEFEQLPLIYREQGSATRKKMEYFLSSNKISIYKKMELKSNEAVKQAIIAGLGYSIMPLIGIKNELKNGDLQVIPVKKLPMTTDWNLIWLKSKNLSSIAKSFIVNINENKDDIIKSKFNWFDEYL
- the tnpA gene encoding IS200/IS605 family transposase; this encodes MANTYTQIHIHFVFAVKFRDGIMQANWVEDLYKYMTGIIQNNNHKLLAINGMPDHIHILIGLRPAQSISDLMKDVKQSSSKWINENKLTSRHFEWQEGYGAFSHSKSQINQVINYIQNQELHHKKKTFIEEYIDFLEKVEIDYDEKFIFKE
- the tnpA gene encoding IS200/IS605 family transposase; the protein is MANTYTQIHIHFVFAVKFRDGMIKANWVEDLYKYMTGIIQNNNHKLLAINGMPDHIHILIGLRPAQSISDLMKDVKQSSSKWINENKLTSRHFEWQEGYGAFSHSKSQINQVINYIQNQELHHKKKTFIEEYIDFLEKFEIDYDEKFIFKELI